From one Coregonus clupeaformis isolate EN_2021a unplaced genomic scaffold, ASM2061545v1 scaf2870, whole genome shotgun sequence genomic stretch:
- the LOC121576042 gene encoding CXADR-like membrane protein isoform X1: MWISVFLISAILHITAGNEGCTLSGTNIRLQEITAFTGQSVLLPCSCTVRQFDTPRLTWTKLSQETVILTQSELYRDRVEQFNEKFPGNLSVLLSHLTQDDQGDYRCTIKDRENRDEYRDIRLHVKGCTLSDSNQLEIVRSRGQSVLLPCSCTELQAKPLRLTWTKFLDGQTHAIPLRDRVEMFNTEKSPGNLSVLLSCITKEDQGWYRCEINNQNFRDIRITVKGKRSDNDAFYHRGFSVNNLTS, encoded by the exons ATGTGGATCTCTGTGTTTCTGATCAGCGCAATCCTTCACATTACTGCAGGAAATGAAG GCTGTACCCTTTCAGGCACTAACATTCGACTGCAGGAGATCACTGCATTTACAGGCCAGTCTGTTCTCCTGCCCTGCTCCTGTACTGTACGTCAGTTTGATACTCCTAGACTCACATGGACTAAATTGAGTCAGGAGACTGTTATATTAACCCAGAGTGAGCTCTACAGAGACAGAGTGGAGCAGTTTAATGAAAAATTTCCTGGGaacctctctgtcctcctctcacaCCTCACTCAGGATGATCAGGGAGATTACAGATGTACAATCAAGGATAGAGAAAACAGGGACGAATACAGGGACATCAGACTCCATGTTAAAG GCTGCACTTTGTCAGACTCTAACCAACTGGAGATAGTTAGATCCCGGGGCCAGTCTGTGCTCCTGCCCTGCTCCTGTACTGAACTCCAGGCTAAACCTCTCAGACTGACATGGACTAAATTCCTCGATGGACAGACACACGCAATACCATTAAGAGACAGAGTGGAGATGTTTAATACTGAGAAATCTCCAGGGaacctctctgtccttctctcatgCATCACTAAGGAGGATCAGGGGTGGTACAGGTGTGAAATAAACAACCAAAACTTTAGAGACATACGTATCACTGTTAAAGGTAAGAGATCtgataatgatgcattttatcaCAGAGGTTTCTCCGTAAATAACTTAACATCATAA
- the LOC121576042 gene encoding CXADR-like membrane protein isoform X2, which translates to MWISVFLISAILHITAGNEGCTLSGTNIRLQEITAFTGQSVLLPCSCTVRQFDTPRLTWTKLSQETVILTQSELYRDRVEQFNEKFPGNLSVLLSHLTQDDQGDYRCTIKDRENRDEYRDIRLHVKGCTLSDSNQLEIVRSRGQSVLLPCSCTELQAKPLRLTWTKFLDGQTHAIPLRDRVEMFNTEKSPGNLSVLLSCITKEDQGWYRCEINNQNFRDIRITVKETDGPQKPLPLNNQK; encoded by the exons ATGTGGATCTCTGTGTTTCTGATCAGCGCAATCCTTCACATTACTGCAGGAAATGAAG GCTGTACCCTTTCAGGCACTAACATTCGACTGCAGGAGATCACTGCATTTACAGGCCAGTCTGTTCTCCTGCCCTGCTCCTGTACTGTACGTCAGTTTGATACTCCTAGACTCACATGGACTAAATTGAGTCAGGAGACTGTTATATTAACCCAGAGTGAGCTCTACAGAGACAGAGTGGAGCAGTTTAATGAAAAATTTCCTGGGaacctctctgtcctcctctcacaCCTCACTCAGGATGATCAGGGAGATTACAGATGTACAATCAAGGATAGAGAAAACAGGGACGAATACAGGGACATCAGACTCCATGTTAAAG GCTGCACTTTGTCAGACTCTAACCAACTGGAGATAGTTAGATCCCGGGGCCAGTCTGTGCTCCTGCCCTGCTCCTGTACTGAACTCCAGGCTAAACCTCTCAGACTGACATGGACTAAATTCCTCGATGGACAGACACACGCAATACCATTAAGAGACAGAGTGGAGATGTTTAATACTGAGAAATCTCCAGGGaacctctctgtccttctctcatgCATCACTAAGGAGGATCAGGGGTGGTACAGGTGTGAAATAAACAACCAAAACTTTAGAGACATACGTATCACTGTTAAAG